A section of the Cololabis saira isolate AMF1-May2022 chromosome 16, fColSai1.1, whole genome shotgun sequence genome encodes:
- the disp2 gene encoding protein dispatched homolog 2 isoform X1 encodes MDACSVIGESTDAIVMDDSPADERDIQQACQSEIPMVSLCPPDSSAEAQLTVIQSGEELCDSCSSLGRPSSSFQLYHQVPQSLQAGAYDSPQPRKCPHCRHHGPAKAHVCHTCHSNAASHHAEGGVVVKVGHSCACGQQASCHGAVRCHWLHGSNERGAQKPKQRHVVTVSRDGGLYSVIRNYSQVIVDYPLAVLMGCAVLLLALSLAGLFIGPLPDFSDPLLGFEPRGTYIGVRLSSLSVLQDNTGPGKALSTLPQQLSERSEGVVSRETNGSEESSKSRTKRMLASDSSLDTFLCDVLDERLAQLVFRSENSANLWSLKAIHAMCEIEQSRIRSQAKFQDQCQQHVRVEAEGTSRSGCCPSWSLGNYLAVLSNASCCLSLTSQQVSESLSLLRKCAPHYHQGHLVETCADRPEHGSCSSVPSRCKQSHVVFQILHFLVDKDFLGPQTVEYQIPTLKYSLVFLPIVKGEHMMEIYMKSLESRGLSHNNTTITGIDFGIKKTVFKYYLARDSVYPVLAVVSLLFTMALYLNSVFIVALSVLAITGSLLTSYFFYKVAFRLTFFPVINLSAGLILLGSCSNHVFVFADFWNLQLSQNPSASLGKRVNRALQEVGYLISASGLTSSAAFCAGYLSSIPAIRCFSIYLGTASFINSLLALVWLPCSFVLRDRHRKITSVSSTVQAWKPCCSKDTSGFWDSSPRKRWLFTIVKKLREIKKGLADTYNLLFLKILPCGVIKFRYIWVCWFAVLAAGGVYMSCVDPGMQLPTLDSQVIQLFRSSHPFERYDAEYRHMFMFERQRNGEDKPVTLMLVWGVKPTDNGDHFNPRSNGSLILDPDFNMSRPEAQVWLRDLCGRVQNQSFYSSPSPEDKDVTLDNICLVEQLLRWVSVRRCSESDDALNICCNSIPFPYPPTFFENCLSMMLADRYAESHLAHRGGLYFGPDGKVAALVLAFKTTYLYSFNFTKTSVFYREILTWFNKEISGAPPGLENGWFISPLSLFDLQQSLSSETLVVAGFSVALTFALFLLTTWNIPLSVYATVAVGGSVFVTVGLLVLLEWQLSSIEALFISSAAGLSIDFIADYCISYSLAPHSEKIGKVAHSTKRMGCPVAIVSGAFFFMGIVMLPATALHFRRLGIFLFLVKCVACGFATFFFQSMCCFFGPQKNCGTITLPCFSEQTDGTLTSCSEPCSSSASAANGDFGRSRVRRSFDREAGGYLNPNHHHQQQQTGRGGGVNPGAEQYELQPLAYRLSDSFENSTCTSKLSNRPSVLSDEIEYSGGDVGKNSVYKESEEMCSHQICQPPPALQTSSPYREHILRPVGLVQEDAARSELLCKTCRGQSVRAKQWSNTSYSSSSSLLSHTLETTEQPSHGKAQNISKESQYHSEGPLSSHSQSSWEGLEDSCETCLSDIEAGSSNLQEQDGEAEVQLKPGHLNGKRDTLRLSLKETVYESCGKDRTSRSEEMVILPNSKPDLPDVWIKRDGQTEATC; translated from the exons ATGGACGCTTGCTCGGTAATAGGAGAAAGCACGGATGCGATAGTGATGGATGAttctcctgcagatgaaagggACATTCAGCAGGCTTGCCAGAG TGAGATCCCCATGGTTTCTCTGTGCCCTCCCGACAGCTCTGCTGAGGCCCAGTTGACAGTCATCCAGTCCGGAGAGGAGCTCTGTGACAGCTGCAGCAGCCTTGGCAggccctcttcctccttccaaCTTTATCACCAA GTACCACAGTCTCTCCAGGCGGGAGCCTATGATTCACCACAGCCCAGGAAATGTCCCCACTGCCGCCATCACGGGCCCGCCAAAGCGCACGTCTGCCACACCTGTCATTCAAACGCAGCCAGTCATCATGCCGAAGgaggtgtggtggtgaaagTGGGACACAGCTGCGCTTGTGGCCAACAGGCGTCGTGTCACGGGGCGGTGAGATGTCACTGGCTGCACGGGTCAAATGAAAGGGGAGCACAGAAACCCAAGCAGCGTCATGTGGTGACAGTAAG CAGGGATGGGGGACTTTACAGCGTAATTCGAAA CTATTCCCAGGTGATTGTGGACTATCCATTGGCAGTCCTGATGGGCTGTGCCGTGCTGCTTCTGGCGCTCTCACTGGCAGGGTTGTTCATCGGCCCGCTGCCAGACTTCTCTGATCCTCTGCTT GGTTTCGAGCCGCGGGGTACCTACATTGGGGTTCGGCTGTCCAGCTTATCTGTTCTCCAGGACAACACTGGCCCGGGGAAAGCCCTATCCACTCTACCACAGCAGCTCAGTGAAAG ATCTGAGGGGGTTGTCAGCAGGGAGACTAATGGCAGTGAGGAGTCATCCAAAAGTCGTACTAAGAGGATGCTGGCTTCAGACTCGTCTCTAGACACCTTCCTCTGTGATGTTCTGG ATGAGCGTCTGGCCCAGCTGGTGTTTCGATCAGAAAATTCAGCCAATCTCTGGAGCCTGAAGGCGATTCACGCCATGTGTGAGATAGAGCAATCCAGG ATTCGCTCTCAGGCCAAGTTCCAGGACCAGTGCCAGCAGCATGTGAGGGTGGAAGCTGAGGGAACGTCCAGGAGCGGCTGTTGTCCCAGCTGGTCGCTGGGGAATTACTTGGCTGTCCTTTCCAATGCTTCCTGCTGCCTCAGCCTCACCTCACAGCAA GTTTCTGAGTCGTTAAGCCTTCTCCGGAAGTGTGCCCCACACTATCACCAAGGGCATCTCGTGGAGACCTGTGCTGACAGACCCGAACATGGCAGCTGCTCCTCTGTTCCCTCCCGCTGCAAACAATCGCATGTGGTGTTCCAAATCCTGCACTTCCTCGTTGACAAAGACTTCCTCGGCCCACAGACTGTTGAGTACCAAATCCCAACGCTGAAGTACAGTCTTGTATTTCTGCCCATCGTCAAAGGAGAGCACATGATGGAGATATACATGAAGAGTCTTGAAAGCAGGGGCCTCAGCCACAACAATACAACCATCACTGGCATAGACTTTGGCATCAAGAAGACCGTGTTCAAATACTACCTGGCGAGAGACTCAGTATACCCTGTCCTGGCTGTTGTATCCCTTTTGTTCACTATGGCTCTCTATCTGAACTCTGTCTTCATAGTAGCATTATCTGTGCTGGCTATCACAGGTTCGCTCCTCACCTCCTACTTCTTCTACAAAGTAGCATTTCGTTTGACTTTCTTTCCCGTGATCAACCTCTCGGCAGGCCTCATTCTCCTAGGAAGCTGCTccaatcatgtttttgtttttgctgactTCTGGAATCTGCAGCTATCACAAAACCCTTCAGCCTCTCTGGGGAAGAGAGTTAACAGAGCTTTGCAGGAAGTCGGTTATTTGATTTCAGCATCAGGGTTAACCTCCAGCGCAGCATTTTGCGCGGGTTATCTCAGCAGCATCCCAGCGATCAGATGTTTCTCTATATACCTAGGAACTGCCTCTTTCATCAATTCACTCTTGGCCTTGGTGTGGCTCCCTTGCTCTTTCGTCTTGCGCGATCGCCACAGAAAGATTACATCTGTGTCGTCAACAGTGCAAGCATGGAAGCCCTGCTGCTCCAAAGACACCAGTGGCTTCTGGGATTCAAGTCCACGCAAGAGATGGCTCTTCACCATAGTAAAAAAGctgagagaaataaaaaaaggtctCGCAGACACCTATAACTTATTATTTCTAAAAATTCTGCCTTGTGGAGTGATAAAGTTTCGGTATATCTGGGTGTGCTGGTTTGCGGTATTGGCAGCAGGGGGCGTGTACATGTCCTGTGTTGACCCAGGCATGCAGCTGCCAACTCTTGACAGCCAGGTGATTCAGCTCTTCCGCTCAAGTCATCCATTTGAGAGATACGATGCTGAATACCGTCACATGTTTATGTTTGAAAGACAAAGAAATGGAGAGGATAAGCCTGTCACATTAATGCTTGTTTGGGGAGTCAAACCAACTGATAATGGGGATCACTTCAACCCAAGAAGCAATGGCTCGTTAATTCTTGACCCTGACTTTAACATGAGCCGACCTGAAGCTCAGGTTTGGTTGAGGGATCTATGTGGAAGAGTTCAGAACCAAAGCTTTTACTCCTCTCCATCACCTGAGGATAAAGATGTCACATTAGACAATATATGTCTTGTAGAGCAGCTGTTGCGCTGGGTATCTGTCAGACGGTGCTCAGAAAGCGATGATGCTCTTAATATCTGCTGTAATAGCATCCCCTTCCCCTACCCTCCCACATTTTTTGAGAACTGCCTTAGTATGATGCTGGCCGACAGGTATGCTGAGAGCCATCTGGCACACAGGGGAGGTCTGTACTTTGGACCAGACGGCAAGGTCGCTGCCCTTGTGTTGGCCTTCAAAACCACGTACCTGTAcagctttaatttcaccaagACCAGTGTTTTTTACAGAGAAATCCTGACATGGTTTAACAAAGAAATCTCAGGAGCACCACCAGGTCTGGAGAATGGCTGGTTCATCAGTCCCCTGTCTCTTTTTGATCTACAACAGTCTTTAAGTTCTGAGACTCTGGTAGTAGCTGGCTTCTCAGTTGCTCTTACGTTTGCTTTGTTTCTGTTAACCACCTGGAATATCCCACTGAGCGTATATGCCACTGTAGCTGTAGGGGGGAGTGTGTTTGTCACCGTTGGCCTACTTGTTCTCCTTGAATGGCAGCTGAGCAGCATTGAAGCTTTGTTTATATCTTCAGCTGCGGGATTGTCTATTGATTTCATTGCGGATTATTGCATATCCTATAGCTTAGCTCCTCATTCTGAGAAAATTGGAAAAGTTGCACACTCCACGAAGAGGATGGGATGCCCTGTAGCAATAGTTTCTGGTGCATTTTTCTTCATGGGAATTGTCATGCTTCCAGCCACAGCCTTACATTTCAGAAGGCTTGGGATTTTCCTATTTTTGGTGAAATGTGTTGCATGTGGATTTGCAACGTTTTTCTTCCAATCCATGTGCTGTTTTTTTGGACCCCAGAAAAATTGTGGGACGATAACGCTACCATGTTTTTCAGAGCAGACGGACGGCACGCTTACCTCTTGTTCTGAACCCTGTTCGTCATCTGCCTCAGCTGCCAATGGGGACTTTGGCAGATCCAGGGTGAGGAGGAGTTTTGACAGAGAGGCAGGTGGTTACCTCAACCCCAACCACCATCATCAGCAGCAACAGACAGGACGAGGGGGTGGTGTGAACCCGGGGGCAGAGCAGTACGAGCTGCAGCCATTGGCTTATCGGCTAAGTGACAGCTTTGAGAACAGCACCTGCACCAGTAAACTGTCCAACCGGCCCTCTGTGCTCTCTGATGAGATTGAGTACAGTGGGGGAGATGTGGGCAAGAATAGCGTGTATAAAGAGAGTGAAGAGATGTGCAGCCATCAGATCTGCCAGCCGCCACCAGCCCTGCAGACCTCATCTCCTTATAGAGAACATATCCTACGTCCAGTAGGCCTAGTGCAAGAAGATGCAGCTAGAAGTGAGCTGCTGTGTAAAACCTGTAGGGGTCAGTCAGTTAGAGCTAAACAGTGGAGCAATACATCCTACTCCTCATCATCAAGCCTCCTCAGTCACACACTAGAGACCACTGAGCAGCCATCTCACGGCAAGGCTCAAAATATCTCAAAGGAAAGTCAGTATCACTCTGAGGGGCCCCTCTCCTCCCATTCTCAAAGCTCCTGGGAGGGTCTGGAGGACTCCTGTGAAACATGTCTCAGTGACATTGAAGCAGGGTCTTCCAACCTGCAGGAACAAGATGGGGAGGCAGAGGTTCAGCTAAAACCGGGACACCTCAATGGGAAGAGAGATACACTTCGACTCTCTCTGAAAGAAACCGTTTATGAGTCTTGCGGTAAGGACCGCACCAGTCGGAGTGAAGAAATGGTAATTTTGCCAAACAGTAAGCCTGACTTACCAGACGTTTGGATAAAGCGAGATGGACAAACAGAAGCAACATGCTGA
- the LOC133462412 gene encoding pseudouridylate synthase RPUSD2-like has product MHVIATVRGVRVYLSGQTCFKRLATGIISSLKSVHPFLARPRCLQTSVENSVAATEKSSDLATKCDKRKNHDTDEPETSVKGKKRRGAGGKKLRPGDRYIPPPQKRNPGVSFNQEHFNETSYYFEGGLRKVFPYYFDFKTHCKGRWIGKTLEEVFKNEFRSQSMEYYLKVAKEGRIRMNETPVEDLSFVLRDKDVMRNTVHRHEPPVVDTPLEILADDGEVLVVNKPASIPVHPCGRFRHNTVIFILGKERGISELHTVHRLDRLTSGVLLFARTLETSQKLDKLVRDRQLEKEYVCRVEGEFPEDEVICEESILDVSFRVGLCRVDPKGKECRTVFQRLSFNGRTSVVRCLPLTGRTHQIRVHLQYLGFPILNDPIYGSSAWGPHRGKRGLVEKCNEELLQALVEEHRSQESSHLLDITDDCTEGKREEGKKHGDSHEKSDGSSERDKSGGSCEAQVGSCDGDKKLHGCESVNVNTNNTWNKEPENPSPATSNGNQSDAADSAQKTPSGTRDHLCSECKLVRPDPTKKELIMYLHALRYKGPDFEYSTCLPVWAKEDWEEED; this is encoded by the exons ATGCATGTTATTGCAACGGTGAGAGGTGTACGGGTTTATTTATCAGGACAAACTTGTTTTAAAAGGCTCGCAACTGGAATAATTTCGTCTTTGAAGAGCGTTCACCCGTTTCTTGCTCGTCCTCGATGCCTGCAGACATCTGTGGAGAACTCAGTTGCTGCTACAGAGAAATCGTCGGACTTGGCGACAAAATGTGATAAACGCAAAAATCACGACACTGACGAACCAGAGACGAGTGTTAAGGGCAAGAAGCGGAGAGGAGCGGGAGGGAAGAAGCTCCGTCCGGGCGACAGATACATCCCACCCCCGCAGAAGCGCAACCCGGGGGTCAGCTTCAACCAGGAGCATTTCAATGAGACGTCCTACTACTTTGAGGGGGGGCTAAGGAAGGTCTTCCCCTACTACTTTGACTTTAAAACCCACTGCAAAGGTCGGTGGATTGGGAAGACCCTGGAGGAGGTGTTTAAAAACGAGTTTAGAAGTCAATCTATGGAGTATTATCTGAAGGTTGCCAAAGAGGGTCGTATCAGGATGAACGAGACACCTGTGGAGGACCTAAGCTTTGTTCTCAGG GATAAAGACGTCATGAGGAACACCGTGCACCGCCATGAGCCACCtgtggttgacacgcctctagAGATCCTTGCAGATGATGGTGAAGTGCTGGTGGTGAACAAACCCGCCTCCATCCCTGTTCACCCATGTGGTCGTTTCCGCCACAACACGGTGATCTTCATCCTTGGTAAAGAGCGGGGCATCTCTGAGCTCCATACCGTCCACAGACTGGACAGGCTCACCTCTGGAGTCCTGCTGTTTGCCCGGACGCTTGAGACATCCCAGAAGCTGGATAAGTTGGTGAGAGACAGACAG ctTGAAAAGGAGTACGTATGTCGAGTGGAAGGTGAATTTCCTGAGGATGAAGTCATCTGCGAGGAGTCTATTCTGGATGTTTCCTTCAGAGTTGGCCTCTGCAGAGTTGACCCAAAGGGAAAGGAGTGCCGAACTGTTTTCCAGCGGCTCAGCTTCAATGGTAGAACAAGCGTAGTCCGCTGCTTGCCCCTCACTGGCCGGACCCACCAGATCAGGGTTCACCTCCAGTACTTGGGCTTCCCCATCCTCAACGATCCCATCTACGGTTCCTCAGCCTGGGGTCCTCACAGGGGTAAGAGGGGACTTGTGGAGAAGTGCAATGAGGAGTTGCTGCAGGCCTTGGTAGAGGAGCATCGTTCACAGGAGAGCTCACACCTGCTTGATATCACAGATGACTGCACAGAGGGAAAGagggaggaggggaaaaaacacGGAGACTCACATGAAAAGTCCGATGGCTCCTCTGAACGTGACAAGAGTGGAGGAAGTTGTGAGGCACAAGTAGGTTCTTGTGATGGTGACAAAAAGCTACATGGCTGTGAAAGTGTAAATGTGAACACTAACAACACCTGGAATAAAGAACCAGAGAATCCTTCACCAGCAACATCAAATGGAAATCAAAGCGATGCAGCCGACTCGGCTCAGAAAACTCCTTCAGGGACTCGAGACCACCTGTGTAGTGAGTGTAAACTGGTGCGACCGGACCCCACGAAGAAGGAGCTCATCATGTATCTCCATGCTTTACGCTACAAAGGACCTGATTTTGAATATTCCACTTGTTTACCTGTGTGGGCCAAAGAGGACTGGGAGGAAGAGGACTAG
- the disp2 gene encoding protein dispatched homolog 2 isoform X2 translates to MDACSVIGESTDAIVMDDSPADERDIQQACQSEIPMVSLCPPDSSAEAQLTVIQSGEELCDSCSSLGRPSSSFQLYHQVPQSLQAGAYDSPQPRKCPHCRHHGPAKAHVCHTCHSNAASHHAEGGVVVKVGHSCACGQQASCHGAVRCHWLHGSNERGAQKPKQRHVVTVRDGGLYSVIRNYSQVIVDYPLAVLMGCAVLLLALSLAGLFIGPLPDFSDPLLGFEPRGTYIGVRLSSLSVLQDNTGPGKALSTLPQQLSERSEGVVSRETNGSEESSKSRTKRMLASDSSLDTFLCDVLDERLAQLVFRSENSANLWSLKAIHAMCEIEQSRIRSQAKFQDQCQQHVRVEAEGTSRSGCCPSWSLGNYLAVLSNASCCLSLTSQQVSESLSLLRKCAPHYHQGHLVETCADRPEHGSCSSVPSRCKQSHVVFQILHFLVDKDFLGPQTVEYQIPTLKYSLVFLPIVKGEHMMEIYMKSLESRGLSHNNTTITGIDFGIKKTVFKYYLARDSVYPVLAVVSLLFTMALYLNSVFIVALSVLAITGSLLTSYFFYKVAFRLTFFPVINLSAGLILLGSCSNHVFVFADFWNLQLSQNPSASLGKRVNRALQEVGYLISASGLTSSAAFCAGYLSSIPAIRCFSIYLGTASFINSLLALVWLPCSFVLRDRHRKITSVSSTVQAWKPCCSKDTSGFWDSSPRKRWLFTIVKKLREIKKGLADTYNLLFLKILPCGVIKFRYIWVCWFAVLAAGGVYMSCVDPGMQLPTLDSQVIQLFRSSHPFERYDAEYRHMFMFERQRNGEDKPVTLMLVWGVKPTDNGDHFNPRSNGSLILDPDFNMSRPEAQVWLRDLCGRVQNQSFYSSPSPEDKDVTLDNICLVEQLLRWVSVRRCSESDDALNICCNSIPFPYPPTFFENCLSMMLADRYAESHLAHRGGLYFGPDGKVAALVLAFKTTYLYSFNFTKTSVFYREILTWFNKEISGAPPGLENGWFISPLSLFDLQQSLSSETLVVAGFSVALTFALFLLTTWNIPLSVYATVAVGGSVFVTVGLLVLLEWQLSSIEALFISSAAGLSIDFIADYCISYSLAPHSEKIGKVAHSTKRMGCPVAIVSGAFFFMGIVMLPATALHFRRLGIFLFLVKCVACGFATFFFQSMCCFFGPQKNCGTITLPCFSEQTDGTLTSCSEPCSSSASAANGDFGRSRVRRSFDREAGGYLNPNHHHQQQQTGRGGGVNPGAEQYELQPLAYRLSDSFENSTCTSKLSNRPSVLSDEIEYSGGDVGKNSVYKESEEMCSHQICQPPPALQTSSPYREHILRPVGLVQEDAARSELLCKTCRGQSVRAKQWSNTSYSSSSSLLSHTLETTEQPSHGKAQNISKESQYHSEGPLSSHSQSSWEGLEDSCETCLSDIEAGSSNLQEQDGEAEVQLKPGHLNGKRDTLRLSLKETVYESCGKDRTSRSEEMVILPNSKPDLPDVWIKRDGQTEATC, encoded by the exons ATGGACGCTTGCTCGGTAATAGGAGAAAGCACGGATGCGATAGTGATGGATGAttctcctgcagatgaaagggACATTCAGCAGGCTTGCCAGAG TGAGATCCCCATGGTTTCTCTGTGCCCTCCCGACAGCTCTGCTGAGGCCCAGTTGACAGTCATCCAGTCCGGAGAGGAGCTCTGTGACAGCTGCAGCAGCCTTGGCAggccctcttcctccttccaaCTTTATCACCAA GTACCACAGTCTCTCCAGGCGGGAGCCTATGATTCACCACAGCCCAGGAAATGTCCCCACTGCCGCCATCACGGGCCCGCCAAAGCGCACGTCTGCCACACCTGTCATTCAAACGCAGCCAGTCATCATGCCGAAGgaggtgtggtggtgaaagTGGGACACAGCTGCGCTTGTGGCCAACAGGCGTCGTGTCACGGGGCGGTGAGATGTCACTGGCTGCACGGGTCAAATGAAAGGGGAGCACAGAAACCCAAGCAGCGTCATGTGGTGACAGTAAG GGATGGGGGACTTTACAGCGTAATTCGAAA CTATTCCCAGGTGATTGTGGACTATCCATTGGCAGTCCTGATGGGCTGTGCCGTGCTGCTTCTGGCGCTCTCACTGGCAGGGTTGTTCATCGGCCCGCTGCCAGACTTCTCTGATCCTCTGCTT GGTTTCGAGCCGCGGGGTACCTACATTGGGGTTCGGCTGTCCAGCTTATCTGTTCTCCAGGACAACACTGGCCCGGGGAAAGCCCTATCCACTCTACCACAGCAGCTCAGTGAAAG ATCTGAGGGGGTTGTCAGCAGGGAGACTAATGGCAGTGAGGAGTCATCCAAAAGTCGTACTAAGAGGATGCTGGCTTCAGACTCGTCTCTAGACACCTTCCTCTGTGATGTTCTGG ATGAGCGTCTGGCCCAGCTGGTGTTTCGATCAGAAAATTCAGCCAATCTCTGGAGCCTGAAGGCGATTCACGCCATGTGTGAGATAGAGCAATCCAGG ATTCGCTCTCAGGCCAAGTTCCAGGACCAGTGCCAGCAGCATGTGAGGGTGGAAGCTGAGGGAACGTCCAGGAGCGGCTGTTGTCCCAGCTGGTCGCTGGGGAATTACTTGGCTGTCCTTTCCAATGCTTCCTGCTGCCTCAGCCTCACCTCACAGCAA GTTTCTGAGTCGTTAAGCCTTCTCCGGAAGTGTGCCCCACACTATCACCAAGGGCATCTCGTGGAGACCTGTGCTGACAGACCCGAACATGGCAGCTGCTCCTCTGTTCCCTCCCGCTGCAAACAATCGCATGTGGTGTTCCAAATCCTGCACTTCCTCGTTGACAAAGACTTCCTCGGCCCACAGACTGTTGAGTACCAAATCCCAACGCTGAAGTACAGTCTTGTATTTCTGCCCATCGTCAAAGGAGAGCACATGATGGAGATATACATGAAGAGTCTTGAAAGCAGGGGCCTCAGCCACAACAATACAACCATCACTGGCATAGACTTTGGCATCAAGAAGACCGTGTTCAAATACTACCTGGCGAGAGACTCAGTATACCCTGTCCTGGCTGTTGTATCCCTTTTGTTCACTATGGCTCTCTATCTGAACTCTGTCTTCATAGTAGCATTATCTGTGCTGGCTATCACAGGTTCGCTCCTCACCTCCTACTTCTTCTACAAAGTAGCATTTCGTTTGACTTTCTTTCCCGTGATCAACCTCTCGGCAGGCCTCATTCTCCTAGGAAGCTGCTccaatcatgtttttgtttttgctgactTCTGGAATCTGCAGCTATCACAAAACCCTTCAGCCTCTCTGGGGAAGAGAGTTAACAGAGCTTTGCAGGAAGTCGGTTATTTGATTTCAGCATCAGGGTTAACCTCCAGCGCAGCATTTTGCGCGGGTTATCTCAGCAGCATCCCAGCGATCAGATGTTTCTCTATATACCTAGGAACTGCCTCTTTCATCAATTCACTCTTGGCCTTGGTGTGGCTCCCTTGCTCTTTCGTCTTGCGCGATCGCCACAGAAAGATTACATCTGTGTCGTCAACAGTGCAAGCATGGAAGCCCTGCTGCTCCAAAGACACCAGTGGCTTCTGGGATTCAAGTCCACGCAAGAGATGGCTCTTCACCATAGTAAAAAAGctgagagaaataaaaaaaggtctCGCAGACACCTATAACTTATTATTTCTAAAAATTCTGCCTTGTGGAGTGATAAAGTTTCGGTATATCTGGGTGTGCTGGTTTGCGGTATTGGCAGCAGGGGGCGTGTACATGTCCTGTGTTGACCCAGGCATGCAGCTGCCAACTCTTGACAGCCAGGTGATTCAGCTCTTCCGCTCAAGTCATCCATTTGAGAGATACGATGCTGAATACCGTCACATGTTTATGTTTGAAAGACAAAGAAATGGAGAGGATAAGCCTGTCACATTAATGCTTGTTTGGGGAGTCAAACCAACTGATAATGGGGATCACTTCAACCCAAGAAGCAATGGCTCGTTAATTCTTGACCCTGACTTTAACATGAGCCGACCTGAAGCTCAGGTTTGGTTGAGGGATCTATGTGGAAGAGTTCAGAACCAAAGCTTTTACTCCTCTCCATCACCTGAGGATAAAGATGTCACATTAGACAATATATGTCTTGTAGAGCAGCTGTTGCGCTGGGTATCTGTCAGACGGTGCTCAGAAAGCGATGATGCTCTTAATATCTGCTGTAATAGCATCCCCTTCCCCTACCCTCCCACATTTTTTGAGAACTGCCTTAGTATGATGCTGGCCGACAGGTATGCTGAGAGCCATCTGGCACACAGGGGAGGTCTGTACTTTGGACCAGACGGCAAGGTCGCTGCCCTTGTGTTGGCCTTCAAAACCACGTACCTGTAcagctttaatttcaccaagACCAGTGTTTTTTACAGAGAAATCCTGACATGGTTTAACAAAGAAATCTCAGGAGCACCACCAGGTCTGGAGAATGGCTGGTTCATCAGTCCCCTGTCTCTTTTTGATCTACAACAGTCTTTAAGTTCTGAGACTCTGGTAGTAGCTGGCTTCTCAGTTGCTCTTACGTTTGCTTTGTTTCTGTTAACCACCTGGAATATCCCACTGAGCGTATATGCCACTGTAGCTGTAGGGGGGAGTGTGTTTGTCACCGTTGGCCTACTTGTTCTCCTTGAATGGCAGCTGAGCAGCATTGAAGCTTTGTTTATATCTTCAGCTGCGGGATTGTCTATTGATTTCATTGCGGATTATTGCATATCCTATAGCTTAGCTCCTCATTCTGAGAAAATTGGAAAAGTTGCACACTCCACGAAGAGGATGGGATGCCCTGTAGCAATAGTTTCTGGTGCATTTTTCTTCATGGGAATTGTCATGCTTCCAGCCACAGCCTTACATTTCAGAAGGCTTGGGATTTTCCTATTTTTGGTGAAATGTGTTGCATGTGGATTTGCAACGTTTTTCTTCCAATCCATGTGCTGTTTTTTTGGACCCCAGAAAAATTGTGGGACGATAACGCTACCATGTTTTTCAGAGCAGACGGACGGCACGCTTACCTCTTGTTCTGAACCCTGTTCGTCATCTGCCTCAGCTGCCAATGGGGACTTTGGCAGATCCAGGGTGAGGAGGAGTTTTGACAGAGAGGCAGGTGGTTACCTCAACCCCAACCACCATCATCAGCAGCAACAGACAGGACGAGGGGGTGGTGTGAACCCGGGGGCAGAGCAGTACGAGCTGCAGCCATTGGCTTATCGGCTAAGTGACAGCTTTGAGAACAGCACCTGCACCAGTAAACTGTCCAACCGGCCCTCTGTGCTCTCTGATGAGATTGAGTACAGTGGGGGAGATGTGGGCAAGAATAGCGTGTATAAAGAGAGTGAAGAGATGTGCAGCCATCAGATCTGCCAGCCGCCACCAGCCCTGCAGACCTCATCTCCTTATAGAGAACATATCCTACGTCCAGTAGGCCTAGTGCAAGAAGATGCAGCTAGAAGTGAGCTGCTGTGTAAAACCTGTAGGGGTCAGTCAGTTAGAGCTAAACAGTGGAGCAATACATCCTACTCCTCATCATCAAGCCTCCTCAGTCACACACTAGAGACCACTGAGCAGCCATCTCACGGCAAGGCTCAAAATATCTCAAAGGAAAGTCAGTATCACTCTGAGGGGCCCCTCTCCTCCCATTCTCAAAGCTCCTGGGAGGGTCTGGAGGACTCCTGTGAAACATGTCTCAGTGACATTGAAGCAGGGTCTTCCAACCTGCAGGAACAAGATGGGGAGGCAGAGGTTCAGCTAAAACCGGGACACCTCAATGGGAAGAGAGATACACTTCGACTCTCTCTGAAAGAAACCGTTTATGAGTCTTGCGGTAAGGACCGCACCAGTCGGAGTGAAGAAATGGTAATTTTGCCAAACAGTAAGCCTGACTTACCAGACGTTTGGATAAAGCGAGATGGACAAACAGAAGCAACATGCTGA